In one Brassica oleracea var. oleracea cultivar TO1000 chromosome C9, BOL, whole genome shotgun sequence genomic region, the following are encoded:
- the LOC106319527 gene encoding probable receptor-like protein kinase At5g61350, producing MGEEHYRHLLLLLLIVSLFFIKTHSSFTPSDNYLINCGSSAETKLPDGRTFKSDQQSVSFLQTEEDIKTSVDTIPSSSDTLPLYLTARIFPGKATYSFYISRPGRHWIRLHFYPLPHPLYNLTDSVFSVTTDTTVLLHDFSATNPSSVVFKEYLVYASEKLSLYFKPHKGSIAFINAVEIVSVPDELVPDSASSVPQSPDFKGLSSFSLQVSHRLNIGGDLVSSKIDPLSRTWLSDKPYNSFPEGSRNVTVDPKTITYPEGGATELIAPNPVYASAMEMADAQTSEPNFNLSWSASVDSGHDYFIRLHFCDIVSKSLNELVFNVFINKFIAISGLDLSTKTNALGTAYYADFVLNASAITNGSILVQVGPTPNLQSGKPNAILNGLEIMKLNNAAGSLDGLFGVDGKYRGPSIGMSSKKLAIAGIGFVMGLTAFFGVVVLLVRWQRRPKDWQKQNSFSSWLLPLHAGHSSYMSSKGGSTTSRKMSIFGSKKSKSNGFSSFFSNQGLGRYFPFTELQTATQNFDEKSVIGVGGFGKVYIGEIDGGTQVAIKRGNQSSEQGINEFQTEIQMLSKLRHRHLVSLIGFCDENKEMILVYEYMSNGPLRDHLYGSKENDPNPIPTLSWKQRLEICIGSARGLHYLHTGAAQGIIHRDVKTTNILLDENLVAKVSDFGLSKDAPMEQGHVSTAVKGSFGYLDPEYFRRQQLTDKSDVYSFGVVLFEVLCARPVINPQLPREQVNLAEYAMNLHRKGKLETIIDPKIVGTISKGSLRKFVEAAEKCLAEYGVDRPGMGDVLWNLEYALQLQEASAQVDLSEDKTTMNIQMEFSGEEMQSPPHPLL from the exons ATGGGGGAAGAACATTACCGTCATCTCCTCCTCCTCCTCCTCATTGTTTCCCTCTTCTTCATCAAAACCCATTCCTCCTTCACTCCTTCCGACAACTACCTCATCAACTGCGGCTCCTCCGCCGAGACAAAACTCCCCGACGGTCGGACTTTCAAATCCGACCAACAGTCTGTCTCCTTCCTACAAACAGAAGAAGACATCAAAACCTCCGTCGACACCATCCCCTCCTCCTCCGACACCCTCCCTTTATACCTAACCGCCCGTATCTTCCCCGGAAAAGCAACTTACTCCTTCTACATCTCCCGCCCCGGCCGCCACTGGATCCGCCTCCATTTCTACCCTCTCCCTCACCCTCTCTACAACCTCACAGACTCCGTCTTCTCCGTCACCACCGACACAACCGTTCTCTTACACGACTTCTCCGCCACAAACCCTTCCTCCGTCGTGTTCAAAGAGTACCTCGTCTACGCCTCGGAGAAGCTCTCTTTGTATTTCAAACCACATAAAGGCTCCATCGCTTTCATCAACGCCGTGGAGATCGTCTCCGTCCCCGACGAGCTTGTCCCTGACTCTGCCTCCTCTGTTCCGCAATCTCCTGACTTCAAGGGCCTAAGCAGCTTCTCTCTCCAAGTCTCTCACCGGTTAAACATCGGAGGAGACTTGGTCTCCTCCAAGATCGACCCTCTCTCTCGCACGTGGCTCTCTGACAAACCCTACAACTCGTTCCCCGAAGGCTCTCGAAACGTCACCGTCGATCCCAAGACGATAACTTACCCTGAAGGGGGAGCCACGGAGCTCATCGCTCCTAATCCGGTTTACGCATCGGCCATGGAGATGGCCGATGCGCAAACCAGCGAGCCTAACTTCAACCTCTCGTGGAGCGCGAGCGTTGACTCTGGTCATGATTATTTCATCAGGCTTCACTTTTGTGACATTGTGAGCAAGTCTCTTAACGAACTCGTCTTCAATGTTTTCATCAACAAGTTCATCGCGATCTCCGGACTCGATCTTTCGACCAAGACCAACGCTCTAGGGACAGCTTATTATGCGGACTTCGTGCTCAACGCGTCCGCTATCACCAATGGGTCCATCCTGGTTCAGGTCGGTCCGACGCCTAACCTACAATCAG GTAAACCGAATGCGATTCTCAACGGTTTAGAGATCATGAAGCTGAACAACGCAGCCGGGAGTTTAGACGGGCTTTTCGGGGTCGATGGGAAGTACAGAGGACCGAGTATTGGGATGTCGTCTAAGAAGCTAGCCATTGCGGGTATCGGGTTCGTCATGGGCCTAACCGCTTTCTTCGGGGTTGTTGTCTTGCTTGTTAGATGGCAGAGACGTCCTAAAGACTGGCAAAAACAGAACAGTTTCTCCTCGTGGTTGCTTCCTTTGCACGCAGGACACTCGAGTTACATGTCGAGCAAGGGCGGGTCAACTACATCGAGGAAAATGAGTATCTTCGGGTCGAAGAAAAGCAAAAGCAACGGGTTCTCTAGCTTCTTCTCAAACCAGGGTTTAGGTCGTTACTTCCCCTTCACGGAACTGCAAACCGCGACGCAGAACTTCGATGAGAAGTCTGTGATCGGTGTTGGAGGATTCGGTAAAGTGTATATCGGAGAGATCGACGGTGGGACGCAAGTGGCTATCAAAAGAGGGAACCAGAGCTCAGAGCAAGGGATCAACGAGTTTCAGACAGAGATTCAGATGCTGTCCAAACTCAGACACAGACATTTGGTTTCACTTATAGGTTTCTGCGATGAAAATAAAGAGATGATTCTTGTCTACGAGTACATGTCAAACGGTCCTCTACGTGATCATTTATACGGCTCTAAAGAAAACGACCCTAACCCTATACCTACCTTGTCGTGGAAGCAACGTCTAGAGATCTGCATTGGCTCAGCGCGTGGACTCCATTATCTCCACACGGGTGCAGCGCAGGGGATCATCCACCGTGACGTCAAAACCACCAACATTCTCTTGGACGAGAACCTTGTCGCTAAAGTCTCAGACTTTGGACTTTCCAAAGATGCCCCTATGGAGCAAGGGCATGTAAGTACAGCAGTGAAGGGTAGTTTCGGGTATTTAGATCCTGAGTACTTCAGAAGACAGCAGCTCACTGACAAGTCAGATGTTTACTCGTTCGGTGTGGTCTTATTCGAGGTTCTATGTGCAAGGCCTGTGATAAACCCACAGTTACCTAGAGAGCAAGTTAACCTAGCAGAGTATGCTATGAACTTGCATAGGAAAGGCAAGTTGGAGACAATCATTGACCCTAAGATTGTCGGAACGATTAGTAAAGGTTCCTTGAGGAAGTTTGTGGAGGCTGCAGAGAAGTGTTTGGCTGAGTATGGTGTTGATAGGCCTGGAATGGGAGATGTGTTGTGGAATCTTGAGTATGCTTTGCAGCTTCAAGAAGCTTCAGCTCAAGTTGATTTGTCTGAAGATAAGACTACTATGAATATTCAGATGGAGTTTTCCGGCGAGGAGATGCAATCTCCGCCGCATCCTTTGCTGTGA
- the LOC106319529 gene encoding uncharacterized protein LOC106319529, whose amino-acid sequence MKKTMEDPSKIMRRSIHTFLQHYHRATTAAAVALPFSTALFLSQPFFSSSSSSIHMKLNTLFRGAGFSSSLGFFNILSLKLSQTLSSSLLTLPFSLTFLLFSKAYIIKLLSNNHDSSVYYFRILKTCICNSFFLLSANASAFALFFLASTILDSLGFSSRNFYTLFSLSSALIYSIILANAFVISNLALVSSPSSSSGGYTTLLKACLLLHGRTSTALALALPTNLGLAGVEALFRYRVMRSFYKGDRDVAWIAIEGTLIAYLYALFLVLDTVVNFFFYQSCVENEEEQKIGGDDEYSIKIQICESDNTKICIKGPKSLF is encoded by the coding sequence ATGAAGAAGACAATGGAAGATCCAAGCAAGATCATGAGAAGATCAATCCACACATTCCTACAACACTACCACCGTGCCACCACCGCAGCCGCCGTTGCTCTCCCTTTCTCCACCGCTCTCTTCCTCTCTCAGCCCTTCTTCTCTTCCTCATCTTCCTCCATTCACATGAAGCTGAACACTCTCTTCCGCGGTGCTGGCTTCTCTTCTTCTCTTGGATTCTTCAACATCTTAAGCCTTAAACTCTCACAAACCCTCTCTTCCTCTTTACTCACTCTCCCTTTCTCCCTCACTTTCCTCCTCTTCTCCAAAGCTTACATCATCAAACTTCTTTCAAACAATCATGACTCTTCTGTTTACTACTTCCGCATTCTCAAAACTTGCATTTGTAACTCTTTCTTCCTCCTCTCAGCAAACGCCTCTGCTTTCGCTCTGTTCTTCTTAGCATCCACCATCCTAGACTCCTTGGGATTCTCTTCAAGAAACTTCTACACTCTCTTCTCCTTGTCCTCAGCTCTTATCTACTCAATCATCCTCGCAAACGCATTTGTCATCTCCAACTTAGCCTTGGTTTCATCGCCTTCCTCGTCCTCAGGAGGATACACAACACTTCTCAAGGCGTGTCTTCTGCTTCACGGAAGAACATCAACAGCATTGGCTCTTGCTCTGCCTACTAACCTCGGCTTAGCTGGAGTGGAAGCCTTGTTTCGGTACAGAGTAATGAGATCATTTTACAAAGGAGATAGAGATGTGGCTTGGATAGCTATTGAAGGAACGTTGATAGCTTACTTGTACGCTCTCTTCTTGGTTCTTGACACAGTAGTCAACTTCTTTTTTTACCAAAGCTGCGTCGAGAACGAGGAGGAACAAAAGATCGGTGGAGATGATGAGTACTCGATCAAGATCCAAATATGTGAATCAGATAACACTAAGATATGCATCAAAGGACCAAAGAGTTTATTTTAG